Proteins encoded together in one Schistocerca americana isolate TAMUIC-IGC-003095 chromosome 8, iqSchAmer2.1, whole genome shotgun sequence window:
- the LOC124545262 gene encoding peptidyl-tRNA hydrolase 2, mitochondrial-like isoform X2 — protein MELYSDYGGDVKMVIVVRSDLKMGKGKIAAQCAHAAVKAFRIAEELCPSLLLAWLENGEPKVVVRTESENDLLALRKAAQAVGLIAALIQDAGRTQIAPGSRTVLGVGPGPSELIDQVTGHLKLC, from the exons CTGTACAGTGATTATGGTGGTGATGTCAAAATGGTTATTGTGGTACGCAGTGACTTAAAGATGGGCAAAGGGAAGATTGCAGCACAG TGTGCCCATGCAGCAGTGAAAGCTTTCAGAATTGCCGAGGAGCTGTGCCCATCATTACTGCTAGCGTGGCTGGAGAATGGTGAACCTAAAGTTGTCGTACGGACTGAAAGTGAAAACGATCTCTTGGCATTGAGGAAAGCTGCACAGGCAGTGGGACTTATTGCTGCTCTCATACAGGATGCTGGAAGGACACAGATTGCTCCAGGTTCGCGCACTGTGTTGGGCGTTGGGCCCGGACCAAGCGAACTCATTGACCAAGTGACAGGGCATTTGAAGCTTTGTTGA